The genomic region CCTTTTCATTAATAAATCCCCCAACTCAAAATATTTTTGGTCTAGAATGTTACATGCACGTCATACCACATTATTCAGTcaccatttttgtattttgtgctaagaaaaataaaaaaatctacacaATGTAAAATCAGAGCTAGAATTCGATGGGCCAATATAAGTGTAACCATGAAGAAGGACTGATATATACTTTGAAACAATGTGATTGAAAAGACTTTATGCCACATCAGCACTGTTCTGACAAACCACTGTTCAAGAGATTTACAtagatttaaacatttcatagggaaaacatatttagctatatataaattcatttatttatttatttttctaaacatATGGAGCAGTATTAAGCCAGGGGTCATAAATAGGGCACAAGTGGCAGTGTTTCCTGAGAACGACCCCTTCAATTGAAGGACATTATGTGCTGAATGTTCACAACTTGGCTGTTGATATTCCCTGTGGGTCCCGCTCAGCTCTTCACAGACTACACAGGTCGGTGTTTATTATGAGAATGTGTGCATGAGATTGAACCTGCATCAGCACATTGCAAAGCAATGCTGAAACTCACATATGaagaaagcaaacatgcactgaAGATCCCTAAATGATGCTCTTTTTTGCATTAAGGTGCATCACACATGGTAGATTAATTAAACTTTAATGTATCATATGCATATTGATGTAAGTCACAGTAGTGGCAAGAGTAATTAAGACTTTCATAGTACCACTGTAACTATGTTGCAACATGTAACTCTCCTGGAAAACACTGAACAGTTCTGTTAAGTTAAAGCAATAGCAAATTGGGGTTTTTCTGGTTTTATTGATAATTACATGTATTTGACTAGATTTTGAAGCAAAGCTCTTTTTTTCATCAGACTTAAGACCACCTAATTAACAGCCCAGATCTATAAACCCCAGTCTATAATCACCCCAAGCTCACTTGATTGATCTACAGTTTTTAACAGAGCAATTGCTGTGATCTTTACAGTGCTTGAATGGCATTGATATTCCTCAAACATTCTGATTACGGCTTTGTTCAGAACTCTTAAGCATTAAACATTGAGCTGGTGCAATTACTGTAAACCAGCccaaaacagttttaaaatacATGGAAAGTTCCATTTAGTTTTCATGTAGATTATTTCAGGCtgtgaataatgacagaatgatCCGCCATTGAAAATGTACTTTAGAATGTCATGGCTCACTTATATTAGCTTAGATTATGAAAACGGCATCGGTCGTATTAACCTTTTAGGACACTGAATGCATATATGTGCCTATGAAGTACATGCATTATTCAAAGTCTAGAAGCAAATACAGTACAGTCTACACTTTGCCCTCTATCTTTTCTAATTGGACATGACAGAATAAGGTTTTCCAAGATAAATGGCCTTTTCCCTGCCTCTTTGGAATAAGCTTATCATCAAccctaacacaaacacacatacacacacacacacacacacagtgtgagaCAATATGACTGTACGTTTTGTGTGGTACAAGTACTGGATGTTCTAGAAAGAGATTACAGTCCCTGCCTTTAAGAGTTATTCAGGGCTAAAGGGAATCAAACCACATTTAGCTTTTATTGAAGTTACAACATGGACTTGTGGAACAAATGTTTTTCAGTGGGCATGCTGTTACTTGTATGTTTGCATAAATCTGGAATTGAGTGAACAGCTTCCCAGATGTGTATGCAACAGGCACggtcaggcattataggagaactcTGCCATTTATTCCTTTTTCTTAGTAAGATAATTgtaatttatgaaatataaacagTTAACTTTTTTTAGTCCAGATGTTTatctttataaaaaagaaaaagaaaaaccctTGAACAAATTTTAAGCACCGCTGTATTCAACATTGAAAatagcaccaaattagcatattagaatgatctttGAAGGATCTGAACAGTAATTTAAGATATTTATCCAAAATGTGACTGCATAATGACACAAGCAGTGGAAAAGTGAACTGTCCTCATCATTGATTAATGCCACTCAGATGTCAGGTCATTCCTTTCCTCGGGAACCACAGCCAGTTTCTGGAAAACCACAGAGCAACTACCCTGTAATTATCTAAATAAGACCAAGCCCACAGTCCAAAGCTAATATATGCACATCTGGTTAAATACATAAATGCTTTGTTCCCAGACAATCTCATAAATTTGGACTCACAATTTTTTACTATTTACGGTGACAGTGAAATGCCCTAGTCTCTTTAGAATGCAAACGGACATGTGCTAATGAATATTAAGAGTATTCATGTTATTATGCTCAACTACTTACACTGTACTTGATGGTCATAAAATGACCTTGGACAGCATATTAAAACTAAGTGTATGATTGCTGCATCATTAGCATAACTGAACTGATTGTTTTCAACGTTCTTGAAACACTTTCCCATCTGCCATTGGTCAAACGATCAGGAAGCCCTGCCCAAAACTTCATCCCATGAATAAGAGTTTTGATGGCATAACAGACAGATCAGCTTATGAAGGCTTTCTCTCCAAATTAAGAACAGAAGAAAGTATTTTtaccaagaaaaaaaacaaaaaaaaaaacatgcatcacCTTTAAGATTCTGTTACAAAGGAATCTGATGATGATCCAAAATGACACACAAATTTTCAAATTTCTCTCTGAATCATAAAGGAGTCTCATGGAGAGAAACGTCATGCTTTTAACATCAAGGCACTTCTCTCACTTTCACATGACACATCAACAAAATCCAAATTCTCATTCCCTCTGCCGAGCTGCGCAAAAATGAGCCTTTCTTCCTTTAAAGATGATCTCGAAGCCTGCTTACAGTAGGTGGCTTGTTAAATTGGTTTGCCAAGTGTGAGGAATCTGTGATCGAAGTATGAAAAACAAGTCACAAAAATATTACATCAAAGAATAATAGCCTGACAAAATGACAGCGGAAAAGGTCATCTAAGGCAGATTAAAAAAGATGGAAATAACGCTGCATGTCTTGTTTACTCAGCTCCCTTTTCCAGTCAATCAAAACTGAATTTGTGAACAAATCACATTGTCTTCATTTTCCACCAATGTCATGTTTTGTTATATTGTTTTAGTGTTCGCAAGCCATCTACTGCATGCAGATGAGATCAAATTGTTTGCCAAAATCAAGTGAAAAGGAAATTGTGTCCACTATTCAAGGAATGCTGAGAGTAACACTGTCAGGCACACGATTTTACTCTTGAAAAGCTTAATGCAGAGATACATCATTAACATCTAATTACGCTCTAAAAGACTTAAGTCAGATTGCAGTAAATAGTTCATTGTCATAGGGTTCCTACACATTTTTGTGACAACTGCAGATAACTTGAGCAAACCAATGCTTTAAGCACCATTTGGAAAAACCACAACAATTTAGTTAATCGTTTAATGGTAGAGGAATATGGTACTGGCAGTTCTATGTCCCTTTAACTTCTAAAAAGTCTATTTACATGAACATCTAACAGCTTTAATTTTGTCTCCAGTCAAACAACAATCTTATTACACAATTAAAACAGCTATTCAAACAACACAAAAGTATAAATGTCTCTACAAAAAGAGTGACTAATACTGAAAATACTACAGTGATTATGAAAGGGGAAAAACGATTGTTACATGCCCAAAATTTTGGTACCAAAAACTGTCATGACATAGGAAAAGTCAACAAATcacaatttgaaatatatttacacaagTTTCACTATTGTATTTTAGTGTTCTTTCTTGAATGGAGCCATTCTTAAGAGTCTATAGTACACTGCAAAAGAGCAGAAGATGCATGATCACTCAgctctggtttaaaaaaaaaaaaaaaaaaaaaaaaagagacatccTTATCTTTCCTGGAATATTCGTTCTGAATTATTAATGAAAATATGCCGATTCAGTAATGAATAGGTGACTGAGTGCTGGTTTATGACACAGTGTAATTAATTTCTTTGGGATGTTATTGAGGAGAAAGTCCATGCCACCTCAAAATTGTCCTTGGATTGCTGAAAGTTGATGCACAGTCAATGTCCTTTTAAGTAGTGaaaaaagcaaagagaaaaattatataaaagaaTGCGTCAAATCCACTTGTTCCACAAGTAATAGCACACTCACTTCAGGCTCTCTAGTTATCCTGGAATACCTAATTTCCTGAACAGCTCtatacattcactcacacacagaaagagattcatgaatgtacatacacacacacactgtttgcaAACctccacatacacacagagaagcAAGACCGTGTCCAATTTTCCTCCTGACATTCCATGTTATCACAGGGCCAATGGAAAATTCTGCATAGGTCAGTTCTCTATAGATTTGTGAGCCCAAAACGAATGGAACCGCAGGTTTAGATAAGTCAAGATTATCTTTAATTTCATTAGTTTGCAATGTCAGGGTAAAATCTCTTTCGCTCATTTATGCATGATTCAAGAATTATTTCCCTGGTTGAGTCTGTAGGGGGCCAGTGTTGCTCTCTCCCTGGGACTGTTTTAGTCGGAGTCATTTTTACACACACAGCTACACTCCTCGTGGTGCTCCAGGGGGACATCTGTTAGAGTCTTTTGCAGCCCCCGACCCCCTGCCCTGTGTTTCAGCATCAGAACCTGCACATGAAGAGACAaatatagagacagacagagaaacacacagaaatTATTCAAGCAATTAAACACATCATCACTTCATGTAAATCCAATGCGTCTCATTCACTAACCCTGTGTACACATGAAATCATAATTGAACATTCAATTTGCACTAAATCATTTCTAAATTCAGGATACATTTTAGAACCAACTCAAAAATAGCATACTAAAGCATTAATAGAtgacacactgatacacacataaacacttgCACGCAGTTATTAGTGAAAGAAACCTAATATGTGAAATACAGAGTATAATAGAAGGCCTTCTGTTCTTTGCTATATACCTCATGGTATTTTTTGGCCACTTTGGTGGGCGAGCACTGGCAATCATAGCAGTTGTGAGAGCAGCATGCGCAGTTCCCTCCACAGCGCTTCACCAGCAGGCAGCTGGGCCAGAAGATGGCGTCCGTCCTTTTCAGCTCCTCACGCAACGAGACGGAAAAGTTCCGTGGAGTGCAACTGTAAAGCCGAACCTCCTCACGAAGCAGGTTCAGGTCCACCGCTCCTATTCAAACAGAAATAGACagcggtttaaaaaaaaaaaaagtcgtagTTCCAGTATTGACTACGTATTTTTAAATACACTATCTTCACCTCTAGATTTCTTTTGGTGGAAGAATGATTTGCCCACCACCTGCCAGGAAGGCTTGTAGAGATCCTCTATGTCCACCTGCCAGCGTTCCGGCTCCAGGTATTTCATTACTTCCTCCATTGTGCTGAATCCAGCTACAGCTTCACTCAGAACATCCACACTCTGCATCCATGCAGGCATCACTGCAGGGGTCTCGGGCTCCGACTGCTTCTGAACACACaaataacacaaacaaacaaaaaaaaatcagtggtACTGCTGCCACTCCGGGCCATTTCAGTTTTAAAAGGTGATTATAAAGTATTCTGCAGAAGACTgacatattttaacatatttattgtttaatgCTTTGCTTTCTTCACAAATTGTGGCTaattatatgaaattaaaatgtaaatataatttaagcagatctatatataatttaagacTGCATAATTAAGTAGTAACTGTTATATTAATGaattataaatcattaaaatgcAGAAAATCCTAGATGTGAAATTAgcctttaagtaaaaatattttccccccaaaaatatAATCATAGAATAAAATTCACTTTTTAAACTCATATACAAATAcgttacattttaatgtttattgtgatatttaaaaattatattagaataaaatgtacaacttaaaagcattttatattatattatattatatatatatatatatatatatatatatatatatatatatatatacacatatacacaggtccttctcaaaaaattagcatattgtgataaagttcattattttccataatgtaatgataaaaattaaactttcatatattttagattcattgcacaccaactgaaatatttcaggtcttttattgttttaatactgatgattttggcatacagctcatgaaaacccaaaatgcctgtctcaaaaaattagcatatttcatccaacctttatttatttatttcaaggatAGCCCCTTGAGATGTGCCATCTCATTTTCGAGGGGGTCCTAACAATGAtgataaacaatacaaaataataataaagagtaagTATTAAAGATAATTCCAAACTcataaacacaaagacacacactcattcacatacCCACGCACACTCCAACAATGCTCCCCGAAACTAGCACCTCCCAGCCCCCAGCCAGTATTTCACAAACTTTGCACAGATAtggtatgataaaaaaatataataaaaatactgagatacaaaaacacaaaataaaataaaataaatccctcTGCGAAAAATAGAAATTGACATTTGTACACATAAGCATACTATACACCCCTTATGAATACAGCAGCTTGCATGCACAGGTAAAATATGcaatacatatttatacaaaaatacacacatatatacaatacACTGGACCGTGAGTAATATGAGTCTTAAAATAacaaccaataaaagaaaagtgttacaaagaaaatatataatacaaagaaagtcaaccttcaaataattatgttcagttatgcactcaatacttggtcgggaatccttttgcagaaatgactgcttcaatgcggcgtggcatggaggcaatcagcctgtggcactgctgaggtgttatggaggcccaggatgcttcgatagcggtatatatatatatatatatatatatatatatatacacacacacacacatacccacaatatatgaataaatataaaatttaataaaatctaaatctaCGCAAAATGCAGTTTTTCCCAACAAAGCATCAGagaacaacaaaagagcttttGTGTTACTAAATTACCAATTTATAAGGGAATCATTTTGCTAGACAGGTTCAAGTTTGACATTGGCTTATCCACAGAGTCAATTAACCAGCCCCCAAGCAGTTTTACCTTGTTTGAACTCaaacatacaattaaaaatgtatgccaGGGCAGCAAAACTGATACCTATGGTGTTGGGCGATATGTAAGAAGCCACATTTCTGCACTCAGTTCAACTCCTCTCCACTGCCTCAGGTGCTGTGGGATCTGTCAACATGTCCTTTTTCCAGCAGCTTAATTCAGGCATACTAACATAATCCCCCTATGAATGACACGTCCAATGCTGCACTCTAAACCGGGTAACAAGTGAGGAGTGAGTTGGCATGGTTACTATTGTGTAAAGGACAAGGTGTCAATGGAAGGCCTGTGATTTCGACAATGATAAAAAAGCATTGCTACCGTGAACAAAGCGGTAAATGAGGTCACCAAGACAGACTGATTGAGGGCATCTGAGTCAAGCACTGGAAATAACACAGTGCCAACCTGTGTTTCAGTACATGTGGACATTAAGCaatgaaaacatttctttaaagacattcaaatattttattggatatatatacagtacatgtcaaAGTTAATGTGATAAGTGAAAGGATCAGGTCAATCTCAATATAAATCAAAGACAACAAGTGTTCCTCTGCCTTTGAAAGACTATGACCAGCTAAGTCAGATTTACAAATGCATGACTCTTATAAGCcacttattttattgttatttcaatTGTTCAAAAGGACTCAATAACTCCCAAGTGACCCATTTGAATCATTCTAATGAATGCTTTAGTGAATTATCACTCGACTCACTGAACAGCAAGTCACCATAACTTTCACTCAGAGATGTAAATCTGCTGCACACATCAAAATGTTTcaacatatatattttgtaaGCTCTCAAGAGCAGTTGCAATTACCTCCTAAAAACCTGTACATTCAGCTATCCTTCAATACACAAAGCTGGCTTCCAATTTTTGGCACTGGTCGGGGAATGGAAACCATTAACAGCTTGTGAATGTGATGCACTCTTTCAATCTGTCAATTAAAGATCCTCTGAGCCCTGGACTATAAACCCAGAGCCAAGCATCCCAACCGAAGCGGATAACAGCACTTGAGCAACTTCGCTTACAAGACAAAGGAAATTTAGGAGAATTTCAGACATAAAACATGGAATCATGTATTTAAATTCAAcatattaaaagaaacaaatgacAACTGAATACTTTCCCTATATTTTAGATCTCTACTTTGCAGGTATAAAGTgagtttaaaatgcatttaagggTGCACTCAGTAACTGATTTGCTCATTATAGAAACACATTCTTCACATTCagacattcatttatttaaaaaaatgcaggcaACATATAATCTAATAAATAGATCATAGATCTAAACAatcgaaaaaaagaaaagaaaaaaaagaactacTCCCTTCAAAGGGCATAAGAGTCATAAGTGTGTTCTTTTAAGGGTGTAGGGCATTACCGTCTCATATTTGCATTTGGGACTCCCTTGGTTAAGGGAACGACTGACCTTAGGTTACTTTGACAACGCTGTGCGTGCAGCATTTAGCATTCCATCAgttgttgcaaataaatattgcttctcattattattattattttatttaaatattgtctCACTGTGTCTTATTTACTAGTAaactttttcaaatttaacataCTTGCTTACACTATATTTCTATCACAATTATAATTGAAATCAGTTAAATCATGTCTGGTTGAAAAGAGTGCATTAATCATCAAAAAttagtagtaaaaaaaaacactaaatgcaTACGAAGATATCTTGATACTTTGTGTGAAGAAATTAGGtaaaactttacttaaagcctttatgtataatgcattataaagggttaTTAAAGGGTATCATTcaatataatatgaataaatataaacttacaaccaaatttaaaatgcatagagttgataagtgttataatgtattaactgtggttacatttttttatgagACAATCGTTCATGTACAATGTATcataaggtgcattacaaggcataattaatgcattaaaatgactTTTAGAATGCATCATACATAAAGGCTTtgagtaaagtgttaccagaaatGATTATTCTTAAGCATCATGTCACTGTTTTTATAATCTGCCAATAAAGTATCACATATCACAGTAACACTTAAGGTGCTTTTCTTCAAACATCTTGCTCTTATGTCATCATATTTCCTAACAGATGCATTGATTAAAGGTAAAATATTATCCACAAAATAATGGCCTCATTTATGTTCTGAAGCCAGACAACATGATGTTTCAAATTGTTTGCAGGTTGTACAAGGAAAATGGCTTAACAGATGGACATGAGCGCAGACTCAGATGTCTGCCAGTAGCAGTCAGAACACACATGAGAGCATTCAGCTCTGTAGAAAACCAAATAACAGTGCAGAGGTCTCACTCAAAAATGCGGGTGATTCACTGTGGATGTATTTTGGTGAAGGCCAAGCTTGGTGGCATGCCAGTCATACACAGTGGTTgaaggaagaggagaagagaaatGAAGTGACTGGAGTCATTTTCACACATCTAACTCTGAATTTTGAATAGACATTGTGTTTGAAATTATACGCCTTATGTAATTCAGTAATCCTTGTGGTTGTCCTGAACTAATGTTACTGAGAAGAAAGGTCCGGCCAACAAAACCGCCATCTACacttactttaaaaacaagtggCAACTACAAAAGGTTCTTACACACAAGTGTAtactgtgttcacactgcacattaACCTCATTCTTTTAAAGAGAAGCTGTTTccgatttaaaatgtttataaaaatccTGTTCTGAACTTAGTTTGGCCTCAGCAACCATGTCCCACTTTTGGTGCCTATGAAACTGGTTACTCTGCTTGGAAAGAAACATCTCGCCTTTGTTCTAGACTATTTTGGTCTATTTAATGGCAATAAAGTTTATGCAAAGCAAGTGGAAATCAGTAAGCTCATGCAAAAGGCATATTTCAGGTTGATCTGAGGAGGAAAACATCTATGAAATCCAGTTGGGAGTTAAAAGCAGCAGTCCAGATCCTCAGACTTTCATGAGAATCCCAAATTTTTTCTTATTTCCAGAGAAAGGTGCCGATTTAAATTACCTCTTCCCTCAAACCTTACCAACTCCCAAAGTCTCTTCCTGAGAATCGCAGCTGGGGCTCATTTTCCCTCTTCTCTCTGTGGTAGTGGTGAAGGGGAGTGATTGCTTGTTTAAACAGAAAGTGCAGGGGCGCCCCCGTGATCCCGGGTTTCCAGTAGCTGAGGTTGACCACAGAGAAACAGAATTCGGCTGTTCCAACATGGCAGCCCATTGCCACCGCATACAAACCCAAAAGCCAGCCAAATGGGCCACTCATTTCCCCAAGTTGCATCATAATAGGGAACTTTCAAGCAAAAGATCTGAAGCACTCATCATTTAGATTAGCATCAGTGGAGAGTGGGGTAAAATAAACTGAGCCATAAACCTGGATGCAGTATAGACTAAGTACACCGTTAAGAATTTTATGAGAAGTACACAGGATTTGTGAACTGTCAGGTGAATTAACAgttccaaaatgaacatttttaccCAATAATGTTATACCATCTATTAATGTGTGGCTACATGCAGGAAATGTTGATCTCCACAACTGTCCACTTTACCTGTTTGTGTAGTTGGGTTTTATTGATATTTCATCCAGGTTTATAGTTTATGAAATGTTCTGGTCTTTTCCTCACACTGAAATTTCCTTATACTGAATCTCTTAAATGTCAAGGACCAAATATGACTCCTTTTGTAACATAAATAAGCAGCTATATAGTTTATACTTTGTGTAATACATTAAATACTAAGCATGATATTACAGACATGTTGTTCATATTTGTCTTGAGCCAAAACTGAAAAATGTACTCATTTACTAGtattaactaataaaaatgtcCCTCCACCCAACATTATTTTGATAAATGAAACCTCTTTAATGAATTCCCACTTTATTGTAAAATGCTtttcataaaaaagaaaattcaccATAGCACCTGTGATAAAGATTTTTCTTCAGTGACAACTGCAACACAAAAAGATGAGATGAAAACATTAAGAAATATAGCTCCcatctactactactactttacTATGCAGGTGAAGTAACAAAAAAGGTCACAATTTTTAAATTCTTCCATCAAAAAAAGAAGCGTGACAGACATaattgagcttttttttttctttttttttttttgcagggcatCCAAGGACATTTCCTGCTAAATTGCAGTTTAGTGTCATTAACACCACTGCTGTCTTTAAACAATTCAGTTGACAGTAGGTGGTGCAGGATGTGCAAATTAAACTGGGAATTAAGACATGCCGCCAGAGAGAAGCTGAATTTAACGGCAAAGGAGATTAAAACACAACCTAACTAAAGACtttgttaaacatttagaagctaGAAAAGGCATTTCTTCACTAAAAGactctgtgcatttttttttgttttacatactatgaaattgtatttttgtGTTCACCTGGCATTAAACAATGTATCATGCATATGCTCACGTAATGTCAAAACAGCACACAACAACAATAATTGCAGGATAGTCAAGCAATGTTTCATAAAAGAGCAAATGACTTATTTTTAGGTTGTTGAAGACCTTCTGCCACACACTCCGTGACATTTTAGAACACACCAATTCAAACAGTTTGACGCACACAGGCGCACAACAACAGAGATGTAACTCCCATCCACAAGCCTCCTGAATACAAATGCTTTGGTGAGCAATAAAACAAACTGTGCACTGTGAGTCAGGGCTGGAGGAGGCCATGTTGAAATTGTAAGTTCCAGCTCAACATCCTCCTCCACAAACTATAAATAGAGCTTGATTCAGCCACATCTTCTCTGACGCTAGCTCGCTGTCCAGAAACCAGCCATAACACACCACCTCCTCTGCAATGATAGAGCACCGCTAGTATAAAGAGTGGAGAATGTACTCATCTACACATAATTCTACATATAAACATGCTTCATTTTATACCTGAAAGCCAAAAATGTCATCTAGGGAAAAATCCCTAAAAAGAACAATCAAAAGATCTCCTTAAAGGCAAATTGATGTCCCATTAATGTTGTCAGTTTTGGAGGTAAAAaatctttgaacagtagtgtattatgTTATGTCtggataaataaaatgtgttctcAAAACTCCCTAAGACTCTAAAAGACAATATTTTTGTTGGCAAGTAATGTAGTAGTACACTTACCAGTTACCATCATTTGGCTCTCAAATCAACGGAAATGCAGAAAAAGATTGACAGCATCAGCACTTTTAATAGAAATGATGAGATCAGAAGGAAAGGACATATTGAAACCCCATATGTTTAACAATCCACAGCCACATTTGTCCTGTCTAGTTTTGGTGGCATATCTCACCACAATCAACACTAAGATAATTAAGTTTCAGCAGAATAGATACAGACATTATCTACCTGAAGATAAAGCACACCTTTGTTCACTGGAAAACAACGAGAGTAATTTTCAAGCTACATAGCAAAGCGTTCAGACACGCTCTGAAGCCTCAGAAAAAACAAATGCAAGGGAAAGTGGAGTCATAAACTTTGACAGGCATCACACATCAAAGCCAAGCATGTCTATTAAATCATTTCAGGGTAATAATCCTTTTCAAATGTGCCGTGTGACGCCTGTCAGAGTGTAAATTAAAGGGAGGAAACTGAACCATGGCCAAAGTGGAAAACACCGTAGCTCGCCCTGCTGTGGTTTTCACCACCACAAGAAGTGAGACATTGAGGAGAAGGTCTCTGAGGTAGGAATATGATTATAGCTTGAAATTTCCAAGTTAGTAAGTGCCATTTAAGGTTGCCAGGTCATTTCAGAGGAAGGGATGGTGATTACAGCAACAGATGCATTGTAATAAAATAGGAGTATGTTTAAGTTCTCAGGATCTCTTTTTCAGTCCCAAGTACATACAGTATGACTTTTTATGTTTTGATATTCAGCAAAGCTCACTGCATTTCTcataaacattcaatttaatttcgCACAATGTGTATTTAAGTTCATTAGGTGGAGGAATAATATAGTACAGGGCCGTTAGGgattaacaaaacattttcagcaaaatCACAGCCAGCCCTATCAGTAAATGTTGCATAAGCATTACATAAGCAAAAACGTGGTGCATGAGTAATTTCATACCTGCTGAAGCAAAGAGTAGTGGATGCAGAATCCTGGGTCCGAGGGAAAATATTCATCAGAGACGAAGCGGATCAGGATCTGGTTTCCCTTGGACACCTGGGGCACTGGAACCATCTCTGAGCCACACCAACGCCCCAACACCACGCCTCCGAGAGGGTCCTCCACCTCCACATAATCATACCTACAACAGCAAAGAACaccgtttgtttttttacaagagacTCATTAATCACTAACATTCAGCTCCTGTTTACATAGTTCTTCAATGATCTCATCATAAGCAGTTGGGCAAGACAGATTTTAAG from Carassius carassius chromosome 29, fCarCar2.1, whole genome shotgun sequence harbors:
- the pdgfc gene encoding platelet-derived growth factor C isoform X1 codes for the protein MIPLLLLILISSLHQHGSEAESSHISKIHHASTKQQNRVHDSQHEKVLSATGDGNIQSPDFPNTYPRNTVIVWRLVAVTESSRIQLTFDPRFGLEDAEDGICKYDYVEVEDPLGGVVLGRWCGSEMVPVPQVSKGNQILIRFVSDEYFPSDPGFCIHYSLLQQKQSEPETPAVMPAWMQSVDVLSEAVAGFSTMEEVMKYLEPERWQVDIEDLYKPSWQVVGKSFFHQKKSRGAVDLNLLREEVRLYSCTPRNFSVSLREELKRTDAIFWPSCLLVKRCGGNCACCSHNCYDCQCSPTKVAKKYHEVLMLKHRAGGRGLQKTLTDVPLEHHEECSCVCKNDSD
- the pdgfc gene encoding platelet-derived growth factor C isoform X2 translates to MHGSEAESSHISKIHHASTKQQNRVHDSQHEKVLSATGDGNIQSPDFPNTYPRNTVIVWRLVAVTESSRIQLTFDPRFGLEDAEDGICKYDYVEVEDPLGGVVLGRWCGSEMVPVPQVSKGNQILIRFVSDEYFPSDPGFCIHYSLLQQKQSEPETPAVMPAWMQSVDVLSEAVAGFSTMEEVMKYLEPERWQVDIEDLYKPSWQVVGKSFFHQKKSRGAVDLNLLREEVRLYSCTPRNFSVSLREELKRTDAIFWPSCLLVKRCGGNCACCSHNCYDCQCSPTKVAKKYHEVLMLKHRAGGRGLQKTLTDVPLEHHEECSCVCKNDSD